In Leishmania infantum JPCM5 genome chromosome 33, a genomic segment contains:
- a CDS encoding putative 40S ribosomal protein S3: MGPLSKKRMIIRDGVFYAELFEFLKRELAEEGFSGVSYHVTTLRTEIVIKATKTREVLGVNGRRIRELTACIQQRFNYKEGKLQLYVERVEVRGLSAMAQVESLRFKLLSNLQVRRAAMGIIRYVMESGAKGCEVTVGGKIKGQRAKSMTFRDGYMIKSGTAHKSFVDSACRHCYMRAGCIGVKVKIMLPGDSTGRNGPSEPLPDVITVIEPKQITASE, from the coding sequence ATGGGTCCGCTCTCTAAGAAGCGCATGATCATTCGCGATGGCGTCTTCTACGCCGAGCTGTTTGAGTTTCTCAAGCGCGAGCTGGCCGAAGAGGGCTTCTCCGGTGTCTCTTACCATGTCACGACGCTCCGCACGGAGATCGTGATCAAGGCGACGAAGACCCGTGAGGTGCTCGGCGTGAACGGCCGCCGCATCCGCGAGCTGACAGCCTGCATTCAGCAGCGCTTCAACTACAAGGAGGGCAAGCTCCAGCTGTACGTTGAGCGCGTTGAGGTGCGCGGCCTGTCTGCGATGGCGCAGGTGGAGTCCCTTCGCTTCAAGCTCCTGAGCAACctgcaggtgcgccgcgccgccatggGCATCATCCGCTACGTCATGGAGTCTGGTGCCAAGGGCTGCGAGGTCACCGTCGGTGGAAAGATCAAGGGCCAGCGTGCGAAGAGCATGACCTTCCGCGACGGCTACATGATCAAGTCCGGTACGGCTCACAAGTCGTTCGTCGACTCCgcctgccgccactgctACATGCGCGCCGGCTGCATCGGTGTCAAGGTCAAGATCATGCTGCCCGGTGACTCGACTGGCCGCAACGGCCCGtcggagccgctgccggacgTCATCACCGTCATTGAGCCGAAGCAGATCACCGCGTCCGAGTAA